One genomic segment of Borrelia miyamotoi includes these proteins:
- a CDS encoding septum formation initiator family protein produces MALTKKIILSIYIGIISYFTITPIFGEMGIVNYKKLNNSLILIKNHIEKLKEIQKTLKKRYINLKISKPTILREASKIGYYPKNSIIIKHLDEEDENYYQGNFLNTKHTLGNKNIGQNFYLISIVISFIFYFLLSYFDKITTFSKGR; encoded by the coding sequence ATGGCTTTAACAAAAAAAATTATATTATCCATTTATATAGGAATAATAAGTTATTTTACAATTACACCAATATTTGGAGAAATGGGAATTGTGAACTATAAAAAATTGAACAACAGCCTAATTTTGATAAAAAACCATATTGAAAAATTAAAAGAAATACAAAAAACCTTAAAGAAAAGATATATTAACTTGAAAATATCTAAGCCAACAATTTTAAGAGAGGCAAGTAAAATAGGATATTATCCTAAAAACTCCATCATCATAAAACATCTTGACGAAGAAGATGAAAATTACTACCAAGGCAATTTTTTAAATACAAAACATACATTAGGAAATAAAAACATAGGCCAAAATTTTTACTTAATTTCAATAGTAATTTCATTTATTTTTTATTTCCTATTAAGTTATTTTGACAAAATAACTACTTTTAGCAAAGGAAGGTAA
- a CDS encoding DUF4340 domain-containing protein — protein MDNKKTLLGTKENIKIAIIVILISTFLLGIIFSNQNKVTRLLEEKFFEIELNKIAKIETELEGTIKKSGKVWELKYNDINLPINEKRINSMIQDLEKLQKNKLVSKDPKKHKELGIKEKPDFKFFDDKNNLLTEIFIGNSGEGDSRLSYIKGSDKNVYLTNNIFLSYKGNSYNTFANTKLFEAKNTKIEHLSLKVINKPKKDEEDAIQNDYHVSMKDGLYFFNQEVLRKEKILQMIQEFITDGLEIDKTKIKDYKLQYNVEIKWDNKSMNNIDIYFNKNEKNRDILMKKDNDAYYYTTNKWTFFEVFNLEKKINTKDDAPNEDHLKDNNDHHH, from the coding sequence ATGGACAATAAAAAAACGTTGTTAGGAACGAAAGAAAACATAAAAATAGCAATAATTGTAATATTAATATCTACATTTTTACTAGGAATAATATTCTCCAATCAGAATAAGGTTACAAGACTTTTAGAAGAAAAATTTTTTGAAATAGAGTTAAATAAAATTGCAAAAATTGAGACAGAACTTGAGGGAACAATCAAAAAATCAGGAAAAGTTTGGGAACTTAAATACAATGATATAAATCTTCCAATTAATGAAAAAAGAATCAACTCTATGATTCAAGATTTAGAAAAACTTCAAAAAAACAAGCTTGTAAGTAAAGACCCAAAAAAACATAAAGAACTAGGGATAAAAGAAAAGCCAGATTTCAAATTTTTCGATGATAAGAATAATCTGTTAACAGAAATATTTATTGGAAATTCAGGAGAAGGAGATTCAAGACTATCTTACATCAAAGGTAGCGATAAAAATGTATATTTAACAAACAACATCTTTTTATCATACAAAGGCAACTCTTATAATACATTTGCAAATACTAAACTTTTTGAAGCAAAAAACACAAAAATAGAACACCTATCCTTAAAAGTAATTAATAAACCCAAAAAAGATGAAGAAGATGCAATACAAAATGACTATCATGTATCCATGAAAGATGGTCTTTACTTTTTCAATCAAGAAGTATTACGTAAGGAAAAAATCTTACAAATGATCCAAGAATTCATAACAGATGGACTTGAAATAGATAAAACCAAAATCAAGGATTATAAGTTACAATATAATGTTGAAATAAAATGGGATAACAAAAGTATGAATAATATTGATATTTATTTCAATAAAAACGAAAAAAATAGAGATATCTTAATGAAAAAAGATAATGATGCATATTATTATACTACCAACAAATGGACATTTTTTGAGGTTTTCAATTTAGAGAAAAAGATAAATACAAAAGATGATGCTCCTAATGAAGATCATCTAAAAGACAACAATGATCATCACCATTAA
- a CDS encoding GldG family protein, with protein sequence MKNKYKEILNLTLNLIIIFLVFCNISILIFKIDFTKNKAFTISKVTKDLFTNANEKIYITYYNSASLGNYFAFPEQIKNFLTSLADSSSGKVIYKEIDADKLTTPLEQIGIPSQQIDLREINQLSILKIYSGIEIIYEGKREVLPIVTEISNLEYDLASSLDKLINNTKKVLGLVFGDAKLKEIHKNFITIMQKGFKTEVKEINLSNETLQDINGLFIIGSKEINEENLKKIDEFIVNNGKILFATSKIDYNPQSPYTTTLIKSALFNLIESYGIKYNEDMILDKRSPSLFLGGNFQTYYPWILIDKSNIIDNNNPLLKNFYDAIIPWSNSIEITEVKENEIKYLPLFASSKESWQINDEKIASIAMHSFNVPKTFDKEDKQKILGYSIEGQIQSLYKNKKSENSKIILLGSSMIFSDYMYNASPSNFEFAGRISDYLMQKEAFFSIKSREVRSKLKFINPSAEMLSAKFSLIIINLIILPIAIIIFGLIRFTKKRRTN encoded by the coding sequence ATGAAAAACAAATACAAAGAAATTCTAAATTTAACATTAAATCTTATAATAATATTTCTGGTTTTTTGCAATATATCTATTTTAATTTTTAAAATAGACTTCACTAAAAACAAAGCCTTTACAATTTCTAAAGTTACAAAAGATTTGTTTACAAATGCAAATGAAAAAATATATATTACTTATTATAACTCTGCAAGCCTTGGCAATTATTTTGCATTTCCAGAACAAATAAAAAATTTTTTAACAAGCCTTGCCGACTCTTCAAGTGGGAAAGTAATTTATAAAGAAATAGATGCTGATAAATTAACCACTCCTTTAGAGCAAATTGGAATTCCATCCCAACAAATTGATCTAAGAGAGATTAATCAGCTCTCAATACTCAAAATATACTCAGGAATTGAAATAATTTATGAAGGCAAACGCGAAGTACTTCCTATAGTAACAGAAATTAGCAACTTAGAATATGACCTTGCAAGCAGCTTGGATAAATTAATAAATAATACAAAAAAAGTATTAGGACTTGTCTTTGGGGATGCCAAATTAAAAGAAATACATAAAAATTTCATAACAATAATGCAGAAAGGATTCAAAACCGAAGTTAAAGAAATAAATCTTAGCAATGAAACACTACAAGATATAAACGGATTATTTATAATTGGTTCTAAAGAAATAAACGAGGAAAACTTGAAAAAAATTGACGAGTTCATTGTTAATAACGGAAAAATATTATTTGCAACAAGTAAAATCGATTATAATCCCCAAAGTCCATATACAACAACTTTAATTAAATCGGCACTCTTTAATCTAATTGAAAGCTATGGTATTAAATATAATGAAGATATGATCCTTGACAAAAGATCTCCAAGTCTTTTTTTGGGTGGAAACTTTCAAACTTATTACCCATGGATTTTGATTGACAAAAGTAATATCATAGACAATAATAATCCCTTGCTCAAAAATTTCTATGACGCTATAATTCCTTGGAGTAATTCAATAGAGATTACAGAGGTTAAAGAGAATGAAATCAAATATTTGCCTCTATTTGCAAGTTCTAAAGAATCTTGGCAAATTAATGATGAAAAAATTGCAAGCATAGCTATGCATTCATTTAACGTTCCAAAAACCTTTGACAAAGAAGACAAGCAAAAAATTCTTGGATATTCTATTGAAGGACAAATTCAAAGTTTATATAAGAATAAAAAATCTGAAAATTCAAAAATAATTTTACTAGGCTCAAGCATGATATTTAGTGATTATATGTATAACGCTTCACCTTCAAATTTTGAATTTGCCGGAAGAATTTCAGATTATTTAATGCAAAAGGAAGCATTTTTTAGCATTAAATCAAGAGAAGTACGCTCTAAACTAAAATTTATAAATCCGTCAGCAGAAATGTTAAGTGCAAAATTTTCACTAATAATCATAAATTTAATCATATTGCCTATAGCAATAATAATATTTGGACTTATCAGATTTACCAAAAAAAGAAGAACCAATTAA
- a CDS encoding ABC transporter permease, whose protein sequence is MKIDLRQSLILSKKELKVLFGTLTAYVVMLFFLIFVNFSFIFLSGFFIKDNASLMSYFSSMPIILMLVLPALSMGIFSEEYKTGSIELLYALPISPQEIVLGKFITLKIFTLILFALTLPLTIMTIFMGEFDLGIIFLQYLGIILYSLSVLSIGIFISSITKSQIVSYILSVFILIVILFSGKLVMIFGKDNLLGKILNFISINNHFSYFNMGILNLSDLIYFITLSITFLTLSSYIIRLKKWR, encoded by the coding sequence ATGAAAATAGACTTAAGACAATCCCTAATTTTGTCAAAAAAAGAGTTAAAAGTTTTATTTGGTACATTAACCGCATATGTTGTAATGTTATTTTTCCTAATATTTGTAAATTTCTCTTTTATTTTTTTATCAGGATTTTTTATTAAAGATAATGCTTCATTAATGTCTTACTTCTCATCAATGCCAATTATTTTAATGTTAGTGCTCCCTGCCCTTAGTATGGGGATATTCTCAGAAGAATATAAAACAGGAAGCATTGAATTACTTTATGCACTACCAATAAGCCCACAAGAGATAGTACTTGGAAAATTTATTACACTTAAGATATTTACATTAATACTTTTCGCACTCACGCTACCACTGACAATAATGACAATTTTCATGGGTGAATTTGACCTTGGAATAATATTCCTTCAATATCTAGGAATAATTCTTTACTCCTTATCAGTACTCAGCATAGGAATATTCATATCATCTATTACTAAAAGTCAAATAGTATCTTATATACTAAGTGTATTCATTTTAATAGTAATATTATTTTCAGGAAAGTTAGTAATGATATTTGGGAAGGACAACTTATTGGGAAAAATACTCAACTTTATCTCAATTAATAATCACTTTAGTTACTTTAACATGGGAATACTAAACTTATCAGACCTTATCTACTTCATTACACTTTCAATTACATTCCTGACGTTAAGTTCATATATCATAAGACTAAAAAAATGGAGATAA
- a CDS encoding ABC transporter ATP-binding protein yields the protein MINVKNVTKTYGSFTALFNVSFKVDKGEVVGILGPNGAGKSTLIKILTSFHYPNKGNVKIFGKDITEKSKEILQNIGYIPEKLALYPELSVKEYLNFISKIKGIKNPKKEIDKAIGIFKLENVKNKLISELSKGFKQRVGIAGALINNPKLVILDEPTNGLDPNQIIEFKEFLRELAKTSTILFSSHILSEVESICKRIIIINNGEIIADDTKENIAKNRIQETEIDLIIYKDSEITKEHFSKNNIFTLIKIEEYEKEINISLRLAPDKTEKELFKYVVSQGMILKSMIPKYENLEKIFSKLTKERKQ from the coding sequence ATGATAAATGTAAAAAATGTCACTAAAACATATGGGTCATTTACAGCTCTCTTCAATGTTAGCTTTAAAGTTGATAAAGGAGAGGTAGTTGGAATACTCGGCCCAAATGGAGCAGGAAAATCGACATTAATAAAAATTCTAACATCATTTCATTATCCTAACAAAGGCAATGTAAAAATCTTTGGAAAAGATATCACAGAAAAGTCAAAAGAAATATTGCAAAATATAGGATACATACCTGAAAAACTAGCTCTTTATCCAGAACTATCTGTTAAGGAGTACTTAAACTTCATATCAAAAATTAAAGGAATTAAAAATCCAAAAAAAGAAATAGATAAGGCTATTGGTATCTTCAAGCTTGAGAATGTCAAAAATAAACTAATATCTGAATTATCAAAAGGGTTTAAGCAAAGAGTAGGAATAGCTGGTGCTTTAATCAATAATCCCAAACTTGTAATACTTGATGAACCCACAAATGGACTTGATCCAAACCAAATTATAGAATTTAAAGAATTCTTAAGAGAACTCGCAAAAACTAGCACAATACTATTTTCCTCTCATATTTTAAGCGAAGTCGAGTCAATTTGTAAGAGAATAATTATCATCAATAATGGAGAGATTATTGCTGATGATACCAAAGAAAATATAGCGAAAAACAGAATTCAAGAAACTGAAATAGATCTAATTATTTACAAAGATTCTGAAATAACAAAAGAACATTTCAGTAAAAATAATATATTTACATTAATTAAAATAGAAGAATATGAAAAAGAAATAAACATTTCATTAAGACTTGCACCTGATAAAACTGAGAAAGAACTTTTTAAGTATGTTGTAAGCCAAGGAATGATACTAAAATCAATGATACCAAAATATGAAAATTTAGAAAAAATATTTAGCAAACTAACAAAGGAGAGAAAACAATGA